In a genomic window of Methanosarcina horonobensis HB-1 = JCM 15518:
- the tnpA gene encoding IS200/IS605 family transposase: MELRSFSHGYGQITYHIVLVPKYRYNIFYNKRIKKDCELILSIICAKNGYKIHAMEVVDDHVHLFLEFHPSNSLSEVIQYLKGGSSYSLFKLHPDLKKRYWGGNLWSSGKFYRSVGNVTADTIKHYIKESQGKPSEESRLHRFMRSKQRRLDDF; the protein is encoded by the coding sequence TTGGAATTACGCAGTTTTAGCCATGGCTATGGTCAGATTACTTACCACATCGTGTTGGTGCCTAAGTATCGATACAATATATTCTACAATAAGAGAATTAAAAAGGATTGCGAGTTGATTCTCAGTATAATTTGTGCTAAAAATGGCTACAAAATACATGCAATGGAAGTAGTAGATGATCATGTTCATTTGTTTCTTGAATTTCATCCAAGTAATTCTCTGTCAGAGGTAATTCAGTATTTGAAAGGAGGTAGTTCTTACAGCTTATTCAAGCTTCATCCTGATCTTAAAAAACGATATTGGGGTGGAAATCTATGGTCAAGTGGAAAGTTCTATCGATCCGTTGGAAACGTAACTGCTGATACAATTAAGCATTACATTAAAGAATCGCAAGGAAAACCGAGTGAAGAGTCTCGATTGCATAGGTTCATGAGATCCAAGCAAAGAAGACTTGATGATTTCTAA
- a CDS encoding Fic family protein, translated as MIARIHSFLDGNGRTARAISTLILTKRGCDTKKFFALEEYYNEDRQAYYSALADADAKRGELTGWLEYFLFGIAVEISRVENKVKKLSSDRSMKEKYGQIGLSSRQIKAVGYLKENGQITNKEYQKIRNVSASTAKRDLQNMVDKNVLKQIGEK; from the coding sequence TTGATTGCTCGAATTCACTCATTCCTTGATGGTAATGGCAGGACTGCAAGGGCTATTTCCACACTTATTTTGACAAAAAGAGGTTGTGATACAAAGAAATTTTTTGCCCTTGAAGAGTACTACAATGAAGACCGCCAGGCTTACTATTCAGCTCTTGCTGATGCCGATGCAAAAAGAGGAGAACTTACGGGATGGCTGGAATATTTCCTTTTCGGCATTGCAGTTGAAATCTCAAGAGTAGAAAATAAGGTCAAGAAACTGAGCAGTGATCGTTCAATGAAGGAAAAGTACGGGCAAATAGGACTGAGTAGCCGTCAGATAAAAGCTGTTGGATATCTCAAAGAGAATGGACAGATAACAAATAAAGAATATCAGAAAATTCGTAATGTAAGTGCTTCTACGGCAAAACGTGATCTTCAGAATATGGTAGATAAGAATGTTCTCAAACAAATAGGTGAAAAATGA
- a CDS encoding Fic family protein, with protein MNSHLIPAWERELQREALIKQTHHTTSIEGNQLTLEEVSLLIAGKDVLAGEKDKKEVQNYVDVLGYIDSLEENATITEDILLEIHRLTVKGTLPDSSAGNYRKVRIVVGNPKTGKITYTSPEPEEISLLTRSLLDCSNSLIP; from the coding sequence TTGAATAGTCACCTCATTCCGGCATGGGAGAGAGAGCTCCAGCGAGAAGCCCTTATAAAACAGACTCATCACACAACAAGTATAGAAGGGAATCAGCTTACTCTTGAAGAAGTAAGCCTGCTTATTGCAGGAAAAGACGTCCTTGCAGGCGAAAAGGATAAAAAAGAAGTCCAGAACTATGTTGATGTGCTTGGTTATATAGACAGCCTTGAAGAAAACGCTACAATTACTGAAGATATCCTCCTCGAAATCCACAGGCTTACAGTAAAAGGTACCCTGCCGGACTCTTCTGCCGGAAACTACCGGAAGGTTAGGATAGTTGTCGGAAACCCGAAAACAGGAAAAATAACCTACACCTCACCAGAACCCGAAGAAATCTCATTACTCACCAGATCCCTTCTTGATTGCTCGAATTCACTCATTCCTTGA
- a CDS encoding transposase has protein sequence MSFHEIDDVLWESIEPYLPPQKPHTGRPRANMRKLMNGILYVVMTGCTWKDVPRRYGSKSTVHRFHLYLCEHGIYQEIFNELLNKGYDLKKIDLSHCFTDTKDIPTKKGGISATTVIKK, from the coding sequence ATGTCATTCCATGAAATCGATGACGTTCTATGGGAATCAATAGAGCCTTATCTTCCTCCTCAGAAACCACATACAGGAAGACCACGTGCAAATATGAGGAAGTTAATGAATGGTATTTTGTACGTTGTTATGACAGGTTGTACATGGAAAGATGTTCCTCGCCGCTATGGTTCTAAATCAACCGTTCATAGATTCCACCTCTACCTCTGTGAACATGGAATTTATCAGGAAATCTTTAATGAACTTTTAAACAAAGGTTATGATTTGAAGAAAATAGATCTCTCTCATTGTTTTACTGATACAAAGGATATTCCGACTAAAAAAGGGGGAATATCGGCTACGACGGTCATAAAAAAGTAA
- a CDS encoding IS5/IS1182 family transposase, which produces MKLSVLVDLQGLPLSIIVVPANENDSTLYIPTLKNFKIKRPVGRPVNRPSKVTADGMYDTAKIRKYNRKRGIKSNIPVNKRNRKKKKIGRPIKVDQKEYKMKSIVERFFSWIESCKKVFPRYEIKEESYLGVVMVAAVIRLNEVLG; this is translated from the coding sequence ATAAAATTAAGCGTTTTAGTAGACTTACAGGGTCTACCTCTCTCTATAATTGTTGTTCCCGCAAATGAGAATGATTCAACACTTTATATACCTACACTTAAAAATTTCAAGATAAAAAGACCTGTAGGAAGGCCTGTTAACAGGCCTTCAAAAGTAACAGCTGATGGAATGTATGATACAGCTAAAATTAGAAAATATAACAGAAAAAGAGGAATAAAGTCCAATATACCAGTAAATAAAAGAAATAGGAAGAAAAAGAAGATAGGAAGACCAATAAAGGTAGATCAGAAAGAATACAAAATGAAAAGTATAGTAGAAAGGTTCTTTAGCTGGATAGAGTCATGTAAGAAAGTATTTCCAAGATATGAAATAAAAGAGGAATCATATCTAGGAGTCGTAATGGTAGCAGCAGTAATTAGATTAAATGAAGTTTTGGGATAG